The Mycobacterium sp. 3519A genome contains a region encoding:
- a CDS encoding ANTAR domain-containing response regulator, protein MTASPTDADRPRRVLVAEDEALIRLDLAEMLREEGYEIVGEAGDGQEAVDLAESLRPDLVIMDVKMPRRDGIDAASEIASKRIAPIVILTAFSQRELVERARDAGAMAYLVKPFNITDLIPAIEVAVSRFSEMTALENEVATLSDRLETRKLVERAKGLLQTKQGMSEPEAFKWIQRAAMDRRTTMRRVAEVVLETLDAPEKA, encoded by the coding sequence CGCCGCGTTCTCGTCGCCGAAGACGAGGCGCTCATCCGGCTGGACTTGGCCGAAATGCTGCGCGAAGAAGGCTACGAGATCGTCGGGGAGGCCGGCGACGGCCAGGAAGCGGTCGATCTGGCCGAGAGCCTGCGGCCCGATCTGGTGATCATGGACGTCAAGATGCCGCGACGCGATGGCATCGACGCCGCGTCCGAGATCGCCAGTAAGCGCATCGCGCCGATAGTCATCCTCACCGCGTTCAGTCAACGCGAACTCGTCGAGCGGGCGCGCGACGCAGGCGCCATGGCGTATCTCGTGAAGCCGTTCAACATCACCGACCTGATCCCGGCCATTGAGGTGGCGGTCAGCCGGTTCAGCGAGATGACCGCGCTGGAGAACGAGGTTGCGACGTTGTCCGACCGGCTGGAGACGCGCAAGCTCGTCGAGCGGGCGAAGGGTTTGCTGCAGACGAAGCAGGGGATGTCGGAACCCGAGGCGTTCAAATGGATCCAGCGTGCGGCCATGGATCGCCGCACCACGATGAGGCGCGTCGCCGAGGTGGTGCTCGAAACTCTCGACGCGCCCGAGAAAGCGTAA